From a single Lactococcus allomyrinae genomic region:
- a CDS encoding acetyl-CoA carboxylase carboxyl transferase subunit alpha yields the protein MSDIAKIINKARAADRISARDIITHVFTDFFELHGDRQFTDDEAIVGGIARFNGKSVTVIGIQKGRNLEENLATNFGQPSPNGYRKALRLMKQAEKFGRPVITFVNTAGAYPGIEAEERGQGEAIARNLFEMSDLKVPIIAIITGEGGSGGALALAVANKVFILENAVYSVLSPEGFATILWKDGTRRDEAAELMKITAPHLLDMGVVDGIISEENLVENIKSVLTEQIENLSVLTAHELAEQRYERFRKY from the coding sequence ATGTCTGATATTGCTAAAATTATCAATAAAGCAAGAGCAGCAGACCGCATTTCTGCTCGTGATATTATTACTCATGTTTTTACTGACTTTTTTGAACTTCACGGCGATCGTCAATTCACAGATGATGAAGCCATTGTTGGTGGAATCGCACGATTTAATGGCAAATCTGTAACGGTTATTGGTATCCAAAAAGGAAGAAATCTTGAAGAAAATTTAGCAACAAACTTTGGTCAACCTTCACCTAATGGCTATCGTAAAGCGCTACGCTTGATGAAGCAAGCAGAAAAATTTGGTCGCCCTGTCATTACTTTTGTCAATACAGCAGGAGCTTACCCAGGGATTGAAGCTGAAGAACGCGGTCAAGGAGAAGCTATCGCAAGAAATCTGTTCGAGATGTCAGATTTGAAAGTGCCTATTATTGCCATCATCACTGGAGAAGGTGGTTCAGGTGGTGCTTTGGCTCTGGCAGTAGCCAATAAAGTATTCATTCTTGAGAATGCTGTTTACTCGGTTTTATCACCAGAAGGATTTGCAACAATCCTTTGGAAAGATGGTACAAGACGGGATGAGGCAGCCGAGCTCATGAAGATTACGGCTCCACATCTGCTTGATATGGGTGTAGTTGATGGCATCATATCAGAAGAAAATCTTGTCGAAAACATTAAGAGTGTACTGACAGAACAAATCGAAAATCTGTCAGTGCTGACAGCACATGAACTAGCAGAACAACGCTACGAGCGTTTCAGAAAATACTAA
- a CDS encoding bacterial Ig-like domain-containing protein, with the protein MTYYNEKIKNKKKLFRIGQASLMLLCISLPFLSMTSQVQAEEQSNQSPNTLAAPADNIISIPDSFLKQAIVSALGLAAGSDVTQSDMARLTSLTLNSAQISSFEGLEYGVNLSYIYMNVNNNVTDFSPLSQLSSLTMVYLQTSSLTSSNFPDLSKSTRLTNLSLARTSIDDNVLPKLAKLTSLTVLNLDSNMNITTIAPLKTLPNLKSLNVQFCGITDFTVINQFPVLNNLAAFGQNTGRNDLPTTIGRSSLDYNSDNQTLFLPFLMMPNRMINFDGYIPPFTTSNTASNTYLDFNGVQLPADRLQIDEQGITVLGVTEDEFKNITSFEYNARINNPAGTYATPDGYTFYAISSGTYLHQFKVAEDGQPVTVHYQDENGEKISGVADKTISGYAGEAYDTTTSEYKIEIPGYHIDENRIPDNAVGAFTAQAQTVTYTYIKDKKATIAAHDSTLYVGDSWKPADNFDGATDEDGNAVIFEQNMTDDKVDTSKSGIYPVNYSYHGATTTINVTVLEKTPENSESTDNQKPKEKDDENRTSSSKNKEKPNPNIKKKTLPRTGENSENMLFITGVTFIFGSLIYLKIRKD; encoded by the coding sequence ATGACCTATTATAATGAAAAAATAAAAAACAAGAAAAAGTTATTTCGTATAGGACAAGCGAGTCTTATGCTTTTATGTATAAGTTTGCCATTTTTGAGCATGACTTCACAAGTCCAAGCAGAAGAACAATCAAACCAATCCCCAAATACCTTAGCAGCCCCTGCGGATAACATTATATCTATTCCAGATAGTTTTCTAAAACAAGCAATTGTATCTGCTCTAGGATTAGCCGCAGGAAGTGATGTAACACAGTCTGATATGGCTCGCTTAACCTCTCTAACATTAAATTCTGCACAGATTAGTAGTTTTGAAGGGCTAGAATATGGAGTAAACCTATCATACATCTACATGAATGTGAATAACAATGTGACAGATTTTAGCCCTTTATCACAACTATCGTCATTAACGATGGTCTATCTCCAAACCTCAAGTCTCACAAGTAGTAATTTCCCAGACTTAAGTAAGAGCACGAGACTAACAAATCTGAGTTTGGCTAGAACTAGTATAGATGATAACGTACTCCCTAAACTTGCAAAATTAACTAGTTTGACAGTTCTAAATTTAGACTCAAATATGAATATCACTACGATTGCACCTTTAAAGACATTACCTAATCTAAAATCATTGAATGTTCAGTTTTGTGGAATTACAGACTTTACTGTCATTAACCAATTTCCAGTCCTTAACAACTTGGCTGCTTTTGGACAGAACACAGGACGAAATGATTTGCCTACCACGATTGGTCGCTCCTCTTTAGACTATAATTCTGATAATCAAACTTTATTTTTGCCTTTCTTAATGATGCCTAATCGAATGATAAATTTTGATGGTTATATTCCACCGTTTACAACTTCGAATACAGCAAGTAATACATATCTGGATTTCAACGGGGTACAGTTACCAGCAGATCGCCTACAGATTGATGAGCAAGGGATAACAGTTCTAGGTGTGACTGAGGATGAGTTTAAAAATATCACTAGTTTTGAATACAATGCTCGTATAAATAATCCAGCGGGAACTTATGCCACACCTGATGGTTACACATTTTATGCCATTTCATCAGGAACTTATCTTCACCAATTTAAGGTTGCTGAGGATGGGCAGCCTGTGACTGTTCATTATCAAGATGAAAATGGAGAAAAAATTAGTGGAGTAGCTGATAAGACTATTTCTGGATATGCAGGAGAGGCATATGATACCACGACGTCAGAATATAAAATAGAAATTCCAGGTTATCATATTGATGAAAATAGAATCCCAGATAACGCAGTAGGAGCATTTACTGCTCAAGCTCAGACAGTAACTTACACATACATTAAAGATAAAAAAGCAACTATTGCAGCTCATGACTCAACGCTATATGTAGGAGATAGTTGGAAACCTGCAGATAACTTTGATGGAGCTACTGATGAAGACGGAAATGCTGTTATTTTTGAACAAAATATGACAGATGATAAGGTAGATACTAGTAAATCTGGTATATATCCTGTCAACTACTCATATCATGGAGCGACTACAACAATAAATGTGACTGTTTTAGAAAAAACGCCAGAGAATTCAGAATCAACAGATAATCAAAAACCGAAAGAAAAAGATGACGAAAATAGGACTTCATCAAGTAAAAACAAAGAAAAGCCAAATCCAAATATAAAGAAAAAGACTCTTCCTAGGACAGGCGAGAATTCAGAAAATATGTTATTTATTACAGGAGTTACTTTTATCTTTGGAAGTCTTATCTATCTTAAAATAAGAAAAGATTAA
- a CDS encoding arsenate reductase family protein — MYDFYWYPKCSTCRKAKVQLDSLGIEYREIDLKLLPPTAENFEAWFAQGDFPTKRFFNTSGLVYRELGLKDKLDSLSEAEMAQLLASDGMLIKRPLIVKDGKVQHIGYKEEQYNSL, encoded by the coding sequence ATGTACGATTTTTACTGGTATCCAAAATGTTCAACTTGTCGTAAAGCCAAGGTGCAGCTTGACTCTCTTGGAATTGAATATAGAGAAATTGATTTGAAGTTGCTCCCTCCAACAGCAGAAAACTTTGAAGCCTGGTTTGCTCAGGGAGATTTTCCTACAAAAAGGTTCTTTAACACGAGCGGTCTTGTTTACCGGGAGTTGGGATTGAAAGACAAGTTGGATTCACTTTCAGAAGCAGAAATGGCACAATTACTTGCATCAGATGGTATGTTGATTAAGCGTCCGCTCATCGTCAAAGATGGAAAAGTTCAGCACATTGGTTACAAAGAAGAACAGTATAATAGCTTATAA
- a CDS encoding DeoR/GlpR family DNA-binding transcription regulator: MSRSEEIIKIVSDAKKIEVNKLAELLDVSNVTIRKDLDKLEEKGIINRQHGFAVINNTDDINFRLAKNYDLKRKIALKAAENILDGDVVMIESGSTCALLAEELAFNRKNITLITNSVFIANYVRKSDAIKVILLGGEYQSNSQVNVGPLIKKVVDEFYVDKLFIGIDGFDEVRGFRSNDIDRSDTTHLMSAAAKEVIILTDASKFQQNGTVTEFSFSEISKIYTDRSISNKIKSFLTQNQIDVIIA; this comes from the coding sequence ATGTCGCGTTCAGAAGAAATAATCAAAATTGTTAGTGATGCTAAAAAGATAGAAGTCAACAAACTTGCAGAATTGCTTGATGTTTCAAATGTTACCATTAGGAAAGACCTCGATAAACTTGAAGAAAAGGGAATCATCAATCGCCAACATGGTTTTGCCGTGATAAACAACACTGATGACATCAACTTTCGTTTAGCCAAAAATTATGATTTAAAGCGTAAAATTGCTTTAAAAGCTGCTGAAAATATTCTTGATGGTGACGTTGTCATGATTGAATCAGGTTCCACTTGTGCCTTACTCGCCGAAGAACTAGCCTTTAATCGCAAAAATATTACCCTAATCACAAATTCTGTTTTTATCGCCAACTATGTACGTAAATCTGATGCAATTAAAGTGATTTTACTTGGAGGAGAATATCAAAGTAACTCACAAGTTAATGTAGGACCTTTAATAAAAAAAGTAGTTGACGAATTTTATGTTGATAAGTTATTCATTGGCATTGATGGTTTTGATGAGGTTCGTGGGTTTAGAAGTAACGATATTGATAGAAGCGATACGACTCATCTCATGTCAGCTGCCGCAAAAGAGGTTATCATCCTGACAGATGCTTCAAAATTTCAACAAAATGGGACAGTCACGGAGTTTTCATTTTCTGAAATCTCAAAAATCTATACCGATCGTTCGATTAGCAATAAAATAAAAAGTTTCCTCACTCAAAATCAAATTGATGTGATTATCGCTTAA
- a CDS encoding exodeoxyribonuclease III, with product MKYKFISWNIDSLNAALTGTSERAALSLAVVKQLADAKPDVLAIQETKLPSSGPKKAHLEVLEDLFADYNIVWRSSNEPARKGYSGTMFLYKKNLPEPIVTYPEIGAPSPMDFEGRIITLEFPDFFVTTVYTPNAQEGLTRLDLRGIWDDKYREYLKSLDAQKPVFACGDFNAAYTEIDLANPKGNRNTAGFTDQEREKFGLLLASGFTDSFRKIHGDIERFYTEGRSLYTWFAQRAKTSKINNSGWRIDYWLVSNRIAEQLLTSEPMDSGERLDHIPILLEFEI from the coding sequence ATGAAATACAAATTTATCTCATGGAACATTGATTCTCTCAATGCAGCACTAACAGGCACTTCTGAACGGGCAGCATTATCACTCGCTGTTGTCAAACAACTTGCTGATGCAAAACCCGATGTTCTTGCTATTCAAGAAACAAAACTTCCTTCATCAGGCCCTAAAAAAGCCCATCTTGAAGTGCTAGAAGACCTATTTGCAGACTATAATATTGTTTGGCGTTCATCTAATGAACCTGCTAGAAAAGGTTATTCAGGTACAATGTTCCTCTACAAAAAGAACTTACCTGAACCCATTGTCACTTATCCAGAAATTGGAGCACCCAGTCCAATGGATTTTGAAGGTCGCATCATTACCCTTGAATTTCCTGATTTCTTTGTCACAACGGTCTATACGCCAAATGCTCAAGAAGGGTTAACACGCTTAGATTTACGAGGAATTTGGGATGATAAATACCGTGAGTATCTGAAAAGTTTGGATGCTCAAAAACCTGTATTTGCTTGTGGTGACTTTAATGCTGCCTATACTGAGATTGACCTTGCCAATCCAAAAGGAAACCGTAATACTGCCGGTTTTACAGATCAAGAGCGTGAAAAATTTGGTTTACTTTTAGCCAGTGGGTTTACCGATAGTTTCCGTAAAATTCATGGTGATATTGAGCGCTTTTACACAGAGGGACGTAGCCTTTATACTTGGTTTGCCCAACGCGCAAAAACTTCAAAAATCAATAATTCTGGTTGGAGAATCGACTACTGGCTCGTTTCCAACCGGATTGCTGAACAGCTTCTAACTTCTGAACCAATGGATTCTGGAGAACGCTTGGATCACATTCCTATTTTATTAGAATTTGAAATTTAA
- a CDS encoding GNAT family N-acetyltransferase has product MMKHEKQDLSALTEKLIIENVNLSVLTEVMMIETTGFSAEEAATETAMRERIEKVQDTFLVAKTDSGKVVGFIVACASKVRYITDELFENVRKNEEADDYLLVLSLAVLPEFQHQGIAGKLLFALENVAKKQQRKAISLTCLAEKVGFYEANGYCNEGVSTSSHAREIWYNLVLELAY; this is encoded by the coding sequence ATGATGAAACATGAAAAACAAGATTTGTCAGCACTGACAGAAAAACTGATAATTGAAAATGTAAATCTGTCAGTACTGACAGAAGTTATGATGATTGAAACCACTGGTTTTTCGGCTGAAGAAGCAGCGACGGAAACCGCAATGCGTGAACGTATTGAGAAAGTGCAAGACACTTTTCTTGTTGCTAAGACAGACTCAGGAAAAGTAGTGGGATTTATTGTCGCTTGTGCTTCAAAAGTACGCTATATTACAGATGAATTATTTGAGAATGTACGAAAAAATGAAGAAGCTGACGATTATCTCTTGGTGTTAAGTCTTGCAGTTTTACCTGAGTTTCAGCATCAGGGGATTGCGGGAAAACTTCTCTTTGCTTTAGAAAATGTAGCTAAAAAACAGCAGCGCAAAGCAATAAGCTTGACTTGCTTGGCAGAAAAGGTAGGTTTTTATGAGGCTAACGGCTATTGCAACGAGGGCGTTTCGACGTCGAGCCATGCTCGTGAAATTTGGTATAATCTTGTTTTAGAGTTGGCATACTAG
- a CDS encoding DUF2829 domain-containing protein, with amino-acid sequence MTFEEILPLLKTGKKAVRTEGWGGTENYVKIYDSIILENGEKLDVTPYFLINVEGESEGFSMWSPTPCDVLANDWVLVE; translated from the coding sequence ATGACATTTGAAGAAATTTTACCTTTGCTTAAAACTGGTAAGAAGGCGGTACGTACAGAAGGTTGGGGTGGTACCGAAAATTATGTGAAAATTTATGATTCAATCATATTGGAAAATGGGGAAAAACTTGATGTAACTCCTTATTTCCTAATTAATGTCGAAGGCGAAAGTGAGGGCTTTTCGATGTGGTCTCCTACACCATGCGATGTTTTGGCTAATGATTGGGTTCTTGTCGAATGA
- a CDS encoding 3-oxoacyl-ACP reductase, with translation MRFSGKKVLVTGASSGIGLAQTQAFLAEGADVIAVDVKVFTDKNTVSKFSNLSVKICDVSDAHAVQALAEDVGAIDILCNTAGILDDYATIEETDFMLWQRILHMNLDSMYLMISAFLPKMKQKKSGVIINMASVAGLVAGGGGVAYTASKHAIVGLTKQLALDEAQHGIQVLGIAPGAIDTPMNAADFLENDGEMAKWVASETPAKRWARAFEVAELTLFLASPQANYMSGAIVPIDGGWTIK, from the coding sequence ATGAGATTTTCAGGTAAAAAAGTATTAGTAACAGGCGCAAGCTCTGGAATCGGTTTGGCTCAAACGCAGGCTTTTTTGGCAGAGGGAGCTGATGTCATTGCTGTTGACGTTAAAGTATTTACTGACAAAAATACTGTCAGTAAATTTTCAAATCTGTCAGTAAAAATTTGTGATGTTTCTGATGCTCATGCTGTTCAAGCGTTGGCTGAGGATGTGGGCGCCATCGATATTTTGTGTAATACAGCTGGAATTTTGGATGATTATGCGACCATAGAAGAAACGGATTTTATGCTATGGCAGCGGATTTTACATATGAATCTTGATTCCATGTATTTGATGATTTCAGCATTTTTGCCGAAAATGAAACAGAAAAAATCAGGAGTGATTATCAATATGGCCTCGGTTGCGGGGCTTGTTGCTGGAGGTGGAGGAGTTGCCTATACAGCCAGTAAACACGCAATTGTTGGATTGACGAAACAGTTAGCGCTAGATGAAGCTCAGCACGGAATACAAGTGCTTGGTATTGCTCCAGGAGCGATTGACACGCCGATGAATGCTGCAGATTTTTTAGAAAATGATGGAGAAATGGCAAAATGGGTAGCATCTGAAACTCCTGCTAAACGTTGGGCAAGGGCTTTTGAGGTCGCAGAATTAACGCTGTTTTTGGCAAGTCCACAGGCAAATTATATGTCAGGGGCAATTGTTCCCATTGATGGGGGCTGGACCATTAAGTAA
- a CDS encoding QueT transporter family protein, with the protein MKKSRTYDVVTIAIVAALYVILTVAPGLNAISYGPVQFRISEMLNFTAFYNKKYIIAVTIGCMISNFLSFTWVDVIVGGLSTLVFLSLGVLLFERFKKQYLFNGQLNKAFLYFAIFFSISMVTIAIELYYIAGLPFWIDWATLALGEFASLIVGAFIIDKLGKRIDLTK; encoded by the coding sequence TTGAAAAAATCAAGAACTTATGATGTAGTGACAATTGCTATTGTCGCGGCGCTGTATGTCATTTTGACTGTGGCACCAGGATTGAACGCTATCAGCTATGGACCAGTCCAGTTCAGAATTTCTGAAATGTTAAACTTTACAGCATTTTATAATAAAAAGTATATTATTGCTGTGACGATTGGATGCATGATTTCCAACTTTTTGAGTTTTACTTGGGTAGATGTCATCGTTGGTGGACTGTCAACGTTGGTCTTTCTAAGTTTGGGTGTTTTGTTATTTGAACGCTTTAAAAAGCAATATTTATTTAATGGGCAGCTCAATAAAGCGTTTTTATATTTCGCCATTTTTTTCTCAATTAGCATGGTAACTATTGCAATTGAGCTTTATTATATCGCTGGTTTACCTTTCTGGATCGACTGGGCGACGCTTGCGTTGGGCGAGTTTGCTAGTTTGATTGTGGGAGCGTTCATTATTGACAAACTTGGAAAACGGATTGATTTAACGAAATAA
- a CDS encoding NAD(P)-dependent oxidoreductase produces the protein MKKIAVIAASGKAGSLIAEKAMTKGFEVVAIVRNKARLKVAVTEVIEKNIFDLTSEDLSGFDAVVLAYRAPEGNEAEYSKVAHHVTEILSGSATRLIVVGGAGSLYLDESRTRRLVDELSKDLPYYPTIAEMGKASLIYKNSNVNVTFFSPADFFDPEGAETGSYTITSDIFEKNKSGKSRVSYADYADAVVNMIDKGTHQNEHIGIYEN, from the coding sequence ATGAAAAAAATTGCAGTAATCGCAGCAAGCGGAAAAGCAGGAAGTTTGATTGCTGAAAAAGCAATGACAAAAGGATTTGAAGTCGTTGCTATTGTCCGCAATAAAGCGCGTCTGAAAGTAGCTGTGACAGAGGTTATTGAGAAAAATATTTTTGATTTAACGTCAGAAGATTTGTCAGGATTTGACGCTGTCGTCCTCGCTTACCGTGCCCCTGAAGGGAATGAAGCTGAATATTCTAAAGTGGCACATCATGTCACAGAGATTCTGTCAGGAAGTGCAACGCGTCTTATCGTAGTTGGAGGAGCGGGTTCGCTTTACTTGGATGAAAGTCGGACACGTCGTTTGGTTGACGAACTTTCCAAAGATTTGCCTTACTACCCAACCATTGCGGAGATGGGAAAAGCAAGTCTAATTTATAAAAATTCTAATGTTAATGTAACCTTCTTCTCACCTGCAGATTTTTTCGACCCAGAAGGAGCAGAAACTGGAAGCTACACAATTACCAGTGATATTTTTGAGAAAAATAAATCAGGAAAAAGTAGAGTAAGTTATGCAGATTATGCCGATGCAGTCGTAAATATGATTGATAAAGGGACACATCAGAACGAACATATCGGAATTTATGAGAACTAG
- the rnc gene encoding ribonuclease III codes for MRKLQEKLKNDFGISFSDEELLKTAFTHSSFTNEERLPKIANNERLEFLGDVALSLVISDYLYRTYPEKLEGELSKMRSSIVRTESLANFARNCGFGEFLRLGHGEEKMGGRSRETTLENLFEAFLGALFLDKGMDEVRQFINRVVIPHVKADDYVKIIDYKTELQEILQTGGDALISYKILSEEGPAHDRSFVAAVYNNGSELGRGMGKSKKVAEQKAAENAIKGQSNH; via the coding sequence ATGCGTAAGCTTCAGGAAAAATTAAAAAATGATTTTGGGATTAGCTTTTCTGATGAAGAATTGCTGAAAACAGCTTTTACCCATTCTTCGTTTACTAATGAAGAACGGCTCCCAAAGATTGCAAACAATGAACGTTTGGAATTTTTGGGAGACGTGGCTTTGTCACTTGTTATCTCAGACTATCTTTATCGTACTTATCCAGAAAAACTTGAAGGAGAGTTGTCGAAAATGAGGTCAAGCATCGTTCGGACGGAATCTTTAGCAAATTTTGCACGTAATTGTGGATTTGGTGAATTTTTACGTTTAGGACATGGCGAAGAAAAAATGGGCGGTAGAAGTCGCGAAACAACCCTTGAAAATTTGTTCGAAGCCTTTTTGGGCGCACTTTTTTTGGACAAAGGGATGGATGAAGTACGTCAATTTATTAATCGTGTCGTGATTCCTCATGTGAAAGCTGATGATTATGTTAAAATTATTGACTACAAGACAGAGTTACAAGAAATTTTGCAAACGGGTGGAGACGCATTGATTTCATACAAAATCCTTTCAGAAGAAGGACCAGCACATGATCGTTCATTTGTTGCTGCCGTTTACAATAATGGTTCAGAACTTGGGCGAGGAATGGGAAAATCAAAAAAAGTGGCTGAACAAAAAGCGGCAGAAAATGCGATAAAAGGTCAAAGCAACCACTAA